A single window of Candidatus Methylomirabilota bacterium DNA harbors:
- the mtnP gene encoding S-methyl-5'-thioadenosine phosphorylase: protein MAPASRPSEPALGIIGGSGLYEIEGFEDVRWVRVKTPFGHPSDAYCTGRLGDRRVVFLPRHGRAHRVTPSEINYRANIYGLKSLGVRWVISVSAVGSMKEEIHPLDLVIPDQFYDHTKRRISSFFGDGIVGHVGLADPVCPALGDLLETGGREAGARVHRGGTYICIEGPQFSTRGESQIYRRWGVSVIGMTNMPEAKLAREAELCYATLALATDYDVWHETHAAVSVEAVVANLLKNVATAKVVLKRVIPRVGKPCHAGCGDALASAVITNPAAFPPRTRQRLALLLDRYFPPKAKARRRG, encoded by the coding sequence ATGGCGCCGGCGTCGCGGCCGTCCGAGCCCGCGCTCGGCATCATCGGCGGAAGCGGGCTCTACGAGATCGAGGGCTTCGAGGACGTGCGCTGGGTCCGGGTCAAGACACCGTTCGGCCACCCGTCGGACGCCTACTGCACCGGCCGACTGGGCGATCGCCGAGTCGTCTTCCTGCCGCGCCACGGCCGCGCCCACCGGGTCACCCCGAGCGAGATCAACTACCGCGCGAACATCTACGGGCTCAAGTCGCTCGGCGTGCGGTGGGTCATCTCGGTCAGCGCGGTGGGCAGCATGAAGGAGGAGATCCACCCGCTGGACCTCGTCATCCCCGACCAGTTCTACGACCACACGAAGCGACGGATCTCGAGCTTCTTCGGCGATGGGATCGTCGGCCACGTCGGCCTCGCCGATCCGGTGTGCCCGGCGCTCGGCGACCTGCTGGAGACCGGTGGGCGCGAGGCCGGCGCCCGGGTGCACCGTGGCGGCACCTACATCTGCATCGAGGGCCCTCAGTTCTCCACCCGGGGTGAATCGCAGATCTACCGCCGCTGGGGCGTCTCGGTGATCGGCATGACCAACATGCCGGAGGCCAAGCTGGCCCGCGAGGCCGAGCTGTGCTACGCCACGCTGGCCCTGGCCACCGACTACGACGTCTGGCACGAGACCCACGCCGCGGTCAGCGTGGAGGCGGTGGTGGCGAACCTGCTGAAGAACGTCGCCACCGCCAAGGTGGTGCTGAAGCGGGTCATCCCGCGGGTGGGCAAGCCCTGCCACGCGGGCTGCGGCGACGCGCTGGCCAGCGCGGTGATCACCAATCCGGCCGCCTTCCCGCCGCGCACGCGGCAGCGCCTCGCGCTGCTGCTGGACCGCTATTTCCCCCCGAAGGCGAAGGCCCGCCGCCGTGGCTAG
- the mtaB gene encoding tRNA (N(6)-L-threonylcarbamoyladenosine(37)-C(2))-methylthiotransferase MtaB codes for MTAPVTVALGTLGCRLNQVESQEMGALLERGGFRVVPSGEAAQVYVVNTCTVTGRADFSDRQLIRRVAREHPGAFLVVTGCYAQTDPTAVAAIPGVDLVVGNHEKYRLPDLLGSLIKPPRPAIEVGDIAAVRTVPVAPFARMAGRSRAFVKIQDGCQHRCAFCIVPTARGGSRSQEPKVVIDQVRGLVESGYLDITLTGVDIGHYGWDLSPRTSLAGLVRSLAEIDGLGWLRLSSVLPAYFTPDLIDAVTTLPAVAPHLHLPLQSGSDRVLRLMRRPYHTGMYRDLVSRLAAAIPALGLGADVIVGHPGETEGDFEATLAFVASLPFSYLHVFPYSDRRGTEAVRRPDHVPAASIRERARRLRRLGREKGLAFRGALAGSRRPALVLDARDPASGRLVGLTANYVEVLFDGPDGLGRRMVTLEIGETRGDRTQGRLIGEAEA; via the coding sequence GTGACCGCTCCGGTCACGGTGGCCCTCGGCACCCTCGGCTGCCGGCTCAACCAGGTCGAGTCGCAGGAGATGGGCGCGCTCCTGGAGCGCGGCGGCTTTCGCGTGGTCCCGTCCGGCGAGGCCGCGCAGGTGTACGTGGTCAACACCTGTACGGTCACCGGGCGCGCCGACTTCTCGGACCGGCAGCTGATCCGCCGCGTCGCCCGCGAGCACCCGGGCGCGTTCCTGGTGGTGACGGGCTGCTATGCGCAGACGGACCCGACCGCGGTGGCCGCCATTCCGGGCGTGGATCTGGTGGTGGGCAACCACGAGAAGTACCGCCTGCCCGACCTGCTGGGCTCGCTGATCAAGCCGCCGCGGCCGGCCATCGAGGTCGGCGACATCGCGGCCGTCCGGACGGTCCCCGTCGCCCCCTTCGCCCGCATGGCCGGACGCTCGCGCGCCTTCGTGAAGATCCAGGACGGCTGTCAGCACCGCTGCGCCTTCTGCATCGTGCCGACGGCCCGCGGGGGCAGCCGGAGCCAGGAGCCGAAGGTGGTGATCGACCAGGTGCGCGGCCTCGTGGAGTCGGGCTACCTCGACATCACCCTGACCGGCGTGGACATCGGCCACTACGGCTGGGATCTCTCTCCGCGCACGTCGCTGGCCGGGCTCGTGCGGAGCCTGGCCGAGATCGACGGGCTCGGCTGGCTGCGGCTGTCCTCGGTGCTGCCGGCCTACTTCACGCCGGACTTGATCGACGCGGTGACCACGCTGCCGGCGGTCGCGCCGCACCTGCACCTGCCGCTGCAGAGCGGCAGCGATCGCGTGCTCCGGCTGATGCGGCGACCGTATCACACCGGAATGTACCGCGACCTGGTGTCGCGCCTCGCCGCCGCCATCCCGGCGCTGGGGCTCGGCGCCGACGTCATCGTGGGTCATCCCGGCGAGACCGAGGGGGACTTCGAGGCCACGCTCGCCTTCGTCGCGTCGCTGCCCTTCTCCTACCTGCACGTCTTCCCGTATTCGGACCGCCGCGGCACCGAGGCGGTGCGCCGGCCCGATCACGTGCCGGCCGCGTCCATTCGGGAGCGGGCCCGCCGCCTGCGCCGGCTCGGGCGCGAGAAAGGCCTCGCGTTCCGGGGCGCGCTCGCCGGATCGCGGCGCCCGGCCCTGGTGCTCGACGCACGCGACCCGGCCAGTGGGCGGCTGGTCGGACTCACCGCCAACTACGTCGAGGTGCTCTTCGACGGGCCGGACGGACTCGGCCGGCGCATGGTCACGCTCGAGATCGGCGAGACGCGCGGTGACCGCACCCAGGGGCGCCTGATCGGCGAGGCGGAGGCGTGA